From a single Pirellulaceae bacterium genomic region:
- a CDS encoding tyrosine-type recombinase/integrase, producing MGHIDHNPIEYLSAPSGEARDVYIPEAEFELLLKHTRDEQLKKLMLVTYEIGCRPQESLRLEIRHVDLDNRRWVFPRQEAKGKKAPRVIYLTDRAFEITRELIAGRTTGHVFLDSKNRPWTPAKTNSILKRVRVAMGKEVIKAKGIVIGEEEINQMAATINPTRMAKGKRVKRTKAELRTQAKAKLIRQKCKELVPSYSLYALRHTWATNALKSGLDALTVAILMGHQDPSMLAKVYQHLSHSPQHMLAQAKRAVGE from the coding sequence ATGGGGCACATCGATCATAACCCGATCGAGTACCTGTCAGCCCCCTCCGGTGAAGCGAGGGACGTGTACATCCCAGAGGCCGAATTCGAGTTGCTACTGAAGCACACTCGGGACGAACAGCTTAAGAAGCTGATGCTTGTCACCTACGAGATTGGTTGTCGGCCTCAGGAGTCACTGAGGCTAGAGATCAGGCATGTTGACCTGGACAACAGACGATGGGTCTTTCCTCGTCAGGAGGCGAAGGGGAAGAAGGCTCCCCGAGTGATCTATCTCACTGACCGAGCGTTCGAGATTACTCGTGAGCTCATTGCCGGACGAACGACGGGCCATGTCTTTCTGGATTCCAAGAACAGACCATGGACGCCCGCGAAGACTAATTCGATCCTTAAGCGTGTCCGTGTTGCCATGGGTAAGGAGGTCATCAAGGCGAAGGGGATTGTCATTGGCGAGGAGGAGATAAATCAAATGGCAGCCACCATCAATCCTACTCGGATGGCCAAGGGCAAACGAGTGAAGCGCACCAAAGCCGAACTGAGAACGCAAGCCAAAGCCAAACTCATTCGGCAAAAGTGCAAGGAACTGGTTCCCAGCTACTCGCTGTATGCCCTTCGCCACACGTGGGCGACCAACGCCCTGAAGTCGGGGCTGGACGCTTTGACCGTCGCGATTCTGATGGGCCACCAAGACCCATCGATGCTCGCCAAGGTCTACCAGCATCTAAGCCACAGTCCCCAGCACATGCTGGCCCAGGCGAAGAGGGCGGTTGGGGAGTAG
- a CDS encoding tyrosine-type recombinase/integrase, producing MLYHIPKPFYRPARKTWYVQLHGRQISLGKDRDAAFKRYHEIMAAGLQPEDLDATIASHASSPKVADLFDRYLDWLKSNRTPETFEWYRHRLQRFVDFYPELTLAELKPFHVQQWVDSIEGLATTTKRNYFRSVKRSIHWARTMGHIDHNPIEYLSAPSGEAKDVYIPEAEFELLLKHTRDEQLKKLMLVTYEIGCRPQESLRLEIRHVDLENRRWVFPRQEAKGKKAPRVIYLTDRAFEITRELIAGRTTGHVFLDSKNRPWTPAKTNSILKRVRAAMGKEVIKAKGIVISEEEINQMAATINPTRMAKGQTSEAYQSRTEDPGQSQTHSAKVQGTGSQLLAVCSSPHLGNQRPEVGAGRSDRRDSDGPPRPFDARQGLPASKPQSPAHAGPGEEGGWGVGGVGLVRRSCVGHFDGLPYAVIFWQTK from the coding sequence ATGTTGTATCACATCCCCAAGCCGTTCTATCGGCCAGCTCGTAAGACTTGGTACGTCCAGCTCCACGGTAGGCAGATTAGCCTAGGTAAGGACAGGGACGCTGCCTTCAAGCGTTACCACGAGATCATGGCGGCTGGCCTTCAGCCCGAGGATCTTGACGCCACAATCGCAAGTCACGCCAGTAGCCCCAAAGTGGCCGATCTATTTGATCGGTATCTGGATTGGCTGAAGAGCAACCGTACCCCCGAAACCTTTGAGTGGTATCGCCATCGCCTTCAGCGGTTTGTGGACTTCTATCCTGAACTGACTCTGGCTGAGCTAAAGCCATTCCACGTTCAGCAGTGGGTGGACTCGATTGAGGGTCTGGCCACTACAACCAAACGAAATTACTTCCGCTCTGTGAAGCGATCGATTCACTGGGCGAGAACCATGGGGCACATCGATCATAACCCGATCGAGTACCTATCAGCCCCCTCCGGTGAAGCTAAGGACGTGTACATCCCAGAGGCAGAGTTCGAGTTGCTACTGAAGCACACTCGGGACGAGCAGCTTAAGAAGCTGATGCTTGTGACCTACGAGATTGGTTGTCGGCCTCAGGAGTCACTGAGGCTAGAGATCAGGCATGTTGACCTGGAAAACAGACGCTGGGTCTTTCCTCGTCAGGAGGCGAAGGGGAAGAAGGCTCCCCGAGTGATCTATCTCACTGACCGAGCGTTCGAGATTACTCGTGAGCTCATTGCCGGACGAACGACGGGCCATGTCTTTCTGGATTCCAAGAACAGACCATGGACGCCCGCGAAGACCAATTCGATCCTCAAGCGTGTCCGTGCTGCCATGGGTAAGGAGGTCATCAAGGCGAAGGGGATTGTCATTAGTGAGGAAGAGATCAATCAGATGGCAGCCACCATCAATCCTACTCGGATGGCCAAGGGGCAAACGAGTGAAGCGTACCAAAGCCGAACTGAGGACCCAGGCCAGAGCCAAACTCATTCGGCAAAAGTGCAAGGAACTGGTTCCCAGCTACTCGCTGTATGCTCTTCGCCACACCTGGGCAACCAACGCCCTGAAGTCGGGGCTGGACGCTCTGACCGTCGCGATTCTGATGGGCCACCAAGACCCTTCGATGCTCGCCAAGGTCTACCAGCATCTAAGCCACAGTCCCCAGCACATGCTGGCCCAGGCGAAGAGGGCGGTTGGGGAGTAGGTGGCGTTGGATTAGTCAGACGAAGTTGCGTGGGGCATTTCGATGGCTTGCCCTACGCTGTCATTTTCTGGCAGACCAAATAA
- a CDS encoding ImmA/IrrE family metallo-endopeptidase, with the protein MSLQGSLGNKLRVARSLAGLSTRSVASRLETRFRVSHATVANYEKGCSVPPFDVLAALAVIYDRPINWFLESSKNLSGIRYRNLKSRTKSSDLLKFEAEVQRWIDAYVAIESRLKQPLRATVDFPKNCKKKDLATLALDVRRQLKFGEDEPIGSVIGVLEAFGIRVIEVESSVRIDGLAAKYGDEFVVALNPAVSHERLRLNAAHELAHVILGDCEQQTDDCKEQQAFEFASIFLIPNRQLKKAFEGLSMVRLVQFKERFGISLAAMVYRAEKLQFIKKSVAKQLWIEFSRRGWRKKEPGRVQEDRATRLEQMIEMLLASRLMSLKEIADLCSTRNAEIHSRLQRALGLNESSEGSDDIVLSFPKT; encoded by the coding sequence ATGAGCTTGCAAGGAAGCTTGGGTAACAAGCTACGCGTAGCAAGATCGTTAGCAGGTCTGTCGACTCGTTCCGTCGCCAGCCGGCTTGAAACGAGGTTTCGAGTATCACATGCAACGGTTGCGAATTACGAAAAGGGTTGTTCAGTTCCTCCCTTCGATGTTCTCGCTGCATTAGCAGTGATTTATGATCGTCCGATTAACTGGTTTCTTGAATCGTCAAAGAATCTTAGCGGAATCCGTTACCGAAACCTCAAGTCAAGAACCAAGTCATCTGATCTTTTAAAGTTTGAGGCTGAAGTACAACGCTGGATCGATGCATACGTTGCAATAGAATCAAGACTCAAGCAGCCATTGAGAGCGACCGTTGATTTTCCCAAAAATTGCAAAAAGAAAGATCTTGCGACTCTTGCTTTAGATGTCCGTCGACAATTGAAATTTGGTGAGGACGAACCGATTGGAAGCGTAATCGGAGTATTGGAGGCTTTTGGCATCCGGGTTATCGAGGTCGAGTCTTCTGTTCGAATTGATGGGCTAGCAGCGAAGTATGGAGATGAATTCGTGGTTGCATTGAATCCTGCCGTCTCCCATGAGAGACTCCGACTAAATGCGGCACACGAATTGGCGCATGTTATCCTTGGCGATTGCGAGCAGCAGACAGACGATTGCAAAGAGCAGCAGGCATTCGAATTTGCCTCGATTTTTCTAATACCTAATCGACAACTGAAGAAGGCATTTGAAGGATTGTCTATGGTTCGGTTAGTACAATTTAAGGAACGGTTCGGGATTTCTCTAGCAGCGATGGTTTATCGCGCTGAAAAGCTTCAATTCATCAAAAAGTCTGTGGCTAAACAGTTATGGATTGAGTTTTCCCGTCGTGGCTGGCGAAAAAAAGAGCCGGGGCGTGTCCAAGAAGATCGAGCAACTCGTCTTGAGCAAATGATAGAAATGCTTTTAGCTAGTCGTTTGATGTCACTAAAGGAAATTGCTGACTTATGTAGTACTCGAAACGCTGAGATTCATAGTCGACTACAACGAGCTTTGGGTTTGAATGAGTCATCTGAAGGATCGGATGACATTGTGCTTTCATTTCCGAAAACGTAA
- a CDS encoding RHS repeat-associated core domain-containing protein, with product MTDNVTTTQTFSYNRQGLMASVITDTSDQTTLKRVDYSYDTGGHRVGSAEYQASSSSPSDWTLTASTRYLTDVQNPTGYSQVLQETHYSGGAPSKKIIYTVGHDQISQATFTIDTSGLQSLTSSLFFGTDGHGSVRVLYDAAAAIAQQAELQQIYQYDAYGNLLMIGQVSHLSTITPLTAYLYSGESFDFRTGQQYLRARWYDPRTGRFNQLDPFAGNSADPQSFHKYAYVHGDPVNGADPIGMFGVWGLLLGARNALAATGALYGMATIIEELTQEHTRKTSSGMGGADVTGQLERLLDKVGEVWATKSDAQKLQIFKNAHSLGGWDIVEMKDYQDSFIGHNEATRTLSYGRNVYLQTEVNYVLWGTINALAYRDRITYTHPLTGVRDGGIQSMGDSVALYRAVLGVWFSTRNQYDGTLAGRRAWAETGWNYVTHKFFMPPIETRLPLMEPQTGFATYRNPLRARIGDPDLPLDDPRNLLALAGVVR from the coding sequence GTGACCGACAACGTGACCACCACACAAACATTCAGCTACAATCGGCAGGGCTTGATGGCTTCGGTCATAACAGACACTAGCGATCAAACCACCCTCAAGCGAGTTGATTACAGCTACGACACGGGCGGGCATCGGGTGGGCTCGGCGGAGTACCAGGCATCCAGCAGCAGTCCCAGCGACTGGACGCTGACCGCCTCGACGCGGTACTTGACCGACGTTCAGAATCCGACTGGCTACTCGCAGGTCCTGCAGGAGACTCATTACTCAGGCGGAGCGCCCAGCAAGAAGATCATCTACACAGTAGGCCATGACCAGATAAGCCAAGCCACCTTCACGATCGACACCTCCGGCCTCCAGTCTCTAACCTCGAGCCTGTTCTTCGGCACCGATGGTCACGGCAGCGTCCGAGTCCTCTATGACGCAGCTGCAGCCATCGCTCAGCAGGCTGAGCTGCAACAGATCTACCAATACGACGCCTACGGCAATCTGCTAATGATCGGACAAGTTTCGCATTTGAGTACGATCACACCCCTCACCGCCTATTTATACAGCGGCGAGTCCTTCGACTTCCGCACCGGCCAGCAGTACCTGCGAGCACGCTGGTATGACCCCCGCACCGGTCGCTTTAACCAGCTCGATCCCTTCGCGGGCAACTCCGCCGATCCGCAGAGTTTCCATAAGTACGCTTACGTGCATGGCGATCCGGTAAACGGGGCGGATCCGATAGGGATGTTTGGAGTTTGGGGATTATTGTTGGGTGCGCGAAATGCACTAGCTGCAACAGGTGCCCTCTATGGCATGGCAACTATTATTGAAGAACTTACTCAGGAACATACAAGGAAAACGTCGTCAGGAATGGGGGGAGCCGATGTCACGGGTCAGTTGGAACGTCTACTAGATAAAGTTGGAGAGGTTTGGGCAACTAAGTCCGACGCTCAGAAGCTGCAAATCTTTAAGAATGCTCATTCGCTTGGCGGTTGGGATATTGTAGAAATGAAGGATTATCAAGACTCGTTTATAGGGCACAATGAGGCGACTCGAACCCTCTCGTATGGTCGTAATGTCTATCTTCAAACTGAGGTCAACTATGTGCTGTGGGGAACGATCAATGCCTTGGCCTACCGAGATCGTATCACCTATACACATCCGCTAACCGGAGTACGCGATGGTGGGATACAAAGCATGGGCGATAGTGTTGCATTGTATCGCGCTGTCCTAGGAGTTTGGTTCTCTACACGCAATCAATATGATGGCACGCTCGCAGGGCGGCGAGCGTGGGCGGAAACAGGATGGAATTATGTAACCCATAAATTCTTCATGCCTCCAATAGAGACTCGGCTCCCGCTGATGGAGCCACAAACGGGTTTCGCAACATATCGAAACCCGCTGCGGGCTCGTATTGGTGATCCTGACCTTCCACTGGATGATCCTCGGAACCTTCTAGCATTGGCAGGAGTAGTACGATGA
- a CDS encoding RHS repeat-associated core domain-containing protein: MFNETDKNEQTLYSYDANDRLTSEMYTGTQTTQEEPQVTTTTNTSQTTYAYNKTQQTSKTKVEGTIATTQTFSYNRQGLMASVITETSNESELKRVDYSYDTAGNRVGSSQYEASTQSPVTWTLQTSTRYLTDSQNPTGYSQVLQETHYSGGGLSKKIIYTVAHDQISQATFTIDTSGLQTLASNLFFGTDGHGSVRLLYDAAAAIAQQAGLQQIYQYDAYGNLLMIGQVSHLSTITPLTTYLYSGESFDFCIGQQYLRARWYDPRTGRFNQLDPFAGNSSDPQSFHKYAYVHGDPVNGVDPSGEFAQLLAYTRNAVSSSAALSFARSAISLLAKHWQLAIVANLLTRVRLDTADRPQSINVVNRVSELAELANASYDGYSSRSVLGGAWRQLEIPDRLTDSVGYTVKGWTNGQGRVVIGFAGTDDLYDVAVDAINVFGVTTSQYRRAISIADWAVNTFGQNSVEFTGHSLGGGLAAAAAYRTGRPATTFNAAGISLLSYTTNAVAQGLSPIVAKPSITNYYVPGDALSLAQDYSFLVNASGIHIALPNPAILMRPSLKHKMATVLMAIDDWRREISGS, encoded by the coding sequence GTGTTCAACGAAACTGATAAAAATGAGCAGACGTTATACAGCTACGATGCCAACGATCGGCTAACCAGCGAAATGTATACTGGTACTCAGACGACCCAGGAAGAGCCGCAGGTAACGACGACGACCAATACCAGTCAGACCACCTACGCCTACAACAAGACGCAGCAGACCAGCAAGACGAAGGTGGAAGGCACCATCGCCACCACGCAGACATTCAGCTACAATCGTCAGGGGTTGATGGCTTCGGTCATCACTGAGACTAGTAACGAGAGCGAACTTAAACGTGTCGATTACAGCTACGACACGGCTGGCAATCGAGTTGGCTCGTCCCAATACGAAGCCAGCACACAGTCACCTGTAACCTGGACTCTGCAAACATCCACACGGTATTTGACCGACTCGCAGAATCCGACTGGCTACTCGCAGGTCCTGCAGGAGACTCATTACTCAGGCGGAGGACTCAGCAAGAAAATCATTTACACAGTCGCCCATGACCAGATAAGCCAAGCCACCTTCACGATCGACACCTCCGGCCTCCAGACTCTAGCCTCCAACCTGTTCTTCGGCACCGATGGTCACGGCAGCGTCCGCTTGCTCTACGACGCAGCCGCAGCCATCGCTCAGCAGGCTGGCCTGCAGCAGATCTACCAATATGACGCCTACGGCAATCTGCTAATGATCGGACAAGTTTCGCATTTGAGTACGATCACACCCCTCACCACCTATTTATACAGCGGCGAGTCCTTCGACTTCTGCATCGGCCAGCAGTACTTGCGAGCACGCTGGTATGATCCCCGCACCGGTCGCTTTAACCAGCTCGATCCCTTCGCTGGCAACTCCAGCGATCCGCAGAGTTTCCATAAGTACGCTTACGTGCATGGCGATCCGGTAAACGGGGTCGATCCAAGTGGGGAGTTTGCGCAACTGTTGGCTTATACCCGAAATGCAGTATCGAGTAGTGCTGCCTTGAGTTTCGCAAGGTCAGCGATTTCACTTCTAGCAAAACACTGGCAGTTGGCAATAGTTGCAAACCTACTTACCCGAGTTCGGCTCGACACTGCAGATCGACCTCAATCAATTAACGTGGTAAATAGAGTATCTGAACTCGCAGAATTAGCAAATGCTTCGTATGACGGTTACTCCTCACGATCCGTTTTGGGAGGAGCGTGGAGACAACTGGAAATTCCGGATCGACTGACAGATAGCGTTGGCTATACCGTCAAAGGTTGGACCAACGGGCAGGGCAGAGTTGTGATTGGTTTTGCTGGCACGGATGATTTATACGACGTTGCGGTCGACGCAATCAACGTTTTTGGAGTGACAACCAGCCAATACCGTAGAGCGATAAGTATTGCCGACTGGGCAGTCAATACCTTTGGCCAAAACTCTGTTGAGTTCACTGGGCATTCACTTGGAGGAGGACTTGCTGCGGCCGCCGCTTACAGAACAGGGCGTCCAGCTACAACGTTTAACGCTGCGGGTATCTCCCTATTGTCATATACAACCAATGCAGTTGCGCAAGGACTCTCGCCAATTGTCGCAAAGCCGAGTATCACGAATTACTATGTTCCTGGTGATGCCCTATCCTTGGCGCAAGACTATTCGTTTTTGGTAAACGCTTCAGGAATCCATATCGCCCTTCCCAATCCAGCGATTTTGATGAGGCCCAGTCTGAAGCACAAGATGGCTACCGTGCTAATGGCAATTGACGACTGGCGCAGGGAGATTTCGGGCTCATGA
- a CDS encoding ISAs1 family transposase has translation MGPLHIVSAWASEQGMVLGQIATQEKSNEITAIPELLEQIDLKNSIVTIDAMGCQKQIVAQIDKRQGTYVVAVKANQLNLFETVEELVFDVLEGVQEDLYCRSLQTTDQSHGRIDERSYGIIKLKKDSPIKKAWPSVKAIGYAVRVSTDANQQETFQTRYFILNRLLTVSAFAAAVRGHWSIESMHWTLDVTFREDAQQTSERALVNNLSWLRRFAISLLKRGQKKNESIVGRMELAAYNTDILEQVHGGQ, from the coding sequence CTGGGGCCGCTGCACATTGTGAGCGCATGGGCTAGTGAGCAAGGCATGGTACTTGGACAGATCGCTACGCAGGAGAAATCCAATGAAATCACAGCGATTCCAGAGCTACTGGAGCAGATCGACTTGAAGAATTCGATCGTCACGATCGACGCCATGGGATGTCAAAAGCAGATCGTGGCCCAGATCGACAAGCGACAGGGAACCTACGTGGTAGCTGTCAAAGCCAATCAGCTGAACCTATTTGAAACGGTCGAAGAATTGGTCTTTGATGTACTGGAGGGAGTACAAGAAGACCTGTACTGCCGCAGCCTCCAAACCACCGACCAGTCACACGGGCGGATTGATGAACGCAGCTACGGAATTATCAAGCTGAAGAAAGATTCGCCAATCAAGAAAGCCTGGCCCTCGGTTAAAGCCATCGGCTATGCGGTTCGCGTCAGTACAGATGCCAACCAACAAGAGACATTCCAGACACGCTACTTCATCCTCAATCGGTTGCTGACAGTATCCGCGTTTGCCGCTGCCGTGCGCGGCCACTGGTCGATCGAGTCGATGCACTGGACGTTGGACGTAACCTTTCGCGAGGACGCGCAGCAGACCAGTGAGCGGGCCTTAGTCAACAACCTCAGTTGGCTACGACGCTTCGCCATCTCGCTGCTTAAACGCGGGCAGAAGAAAAACGAGAGCATCGTCGGTCGCATGGAATTAGCAGCCTACAATACCGACATCCTCGAGCAAGTCCATGGCGGGCAATGA
- a CDS encoding HNH endonuclease, with translation MLLPGPGDFIRSGLEALVRAYVVNLEWDVKWALDMSLPDSWGSRLDNDWVYAALGAGLYSTFDVQIPLGTFNPLERFSAGDYATASLRSRPSNNNRFNATRIGVPGGFAGFSSMVQRTTKKGVTHNINIYHHPKFGNVAMFPDAAIRHQVKINPTGKSSSDIAAANEKMGKPAGHRWEELGEPHTWHHDTRRGIMQLVPSSIHSVSEGGVPHVGGAKLWYLLG, from the coding sequence ATGTTGTTGCCAGGCCCTGGCGACTTCATTCGTAGCGGCTTAGAAGCATTGGTCCGAGCGTACGTTGTGAATCTGGAATGGGATGTCAAGTGGGCACTCGACATGAGTCTACCTGATTCCTGGGGCAGCCGTTTAGACAATGATTGGGTTTACGCTGCTCTGGGAGCGGGACTTTACAGCACGTTCGACGTACAAATTCCACTCGGTACGTTCAATCCACTGGAACGGTTTAGTGCCGGAGATTACGCGACAGCCTCACTCCGATCCAGACCGAGTAACAACAACCGATTTAATGCGACAAGAATTGGTGTTCCAGGTGGTTTCGCTGGATTCAGCTCAATGGTGCAGCGCACGACAAAAAAGGGTGTCACTCATAATATCAACATTTACCACCATCCAAAGTTTGGAAATGTAGCGATGTTTCCTGATGCCGCTATTCGGCATCAAGTAAAGATCAATCCGACTGGAAAGAGTTCAAGCGATATTGCGGCAGCCAACGAAAAAATGGGAAAACCTGCGGGACACCGTTGGGAAGAGCTTGGTGAACCTCATACTTGGCATCATGACACACGTCGTGGAATTATGCAGCTGGTGCCTTCAAGCATACACAGCGTAAGTGAAGGAGGGGTTCCTCATGTTGGCGGTGCTAAGCTATGGTATCTTCTAGGCTAA
- a CDS encoding transposase family protein codes for MSTAKAVRVELVSQYFESLSDPRNTKNRKHKLTDLIVICICAIISGAKGPTGIERWAKGKQAFSKDSWSFPVACHHETVFAE; via the coding sequence ATGTCCACTGCAAAAGCGGTTCGAGTCGAACTGGTCAGTCAATACTTCGAGAGCTTGTCCGATCCGAGAAACACCAAGAACCGTAAACACAAATTGACTGATCTGATCGTGATCTGCATTTGCGCCATTATCTCGGGTGCTAAAGGTCCGACAGGCATCGAGCGCTGGGCCAAGGGAAAGCAGGCTTTCTCGAAAGATTCTTGGAGCTTCCCGGTGGCTTGCCATCACGAGACTGTATTCGCAGAGTGA
- a CDS encoding RHS repeat-associated core domain-containing protein, protein MSDLAWAYDLVGNRLSQTKFIPGVFNGPDKNEQTLYSYDANDRLKSEMYTGTQTTQEEPQVTTTTNTSQTIYAYNKTQQTSKTKVEGTITTTQTFSYNRQGLMASVITDTSDQTTLKRVDYSYDTGGHRVGTAEYEALVSAPESWTLTATTRYLTDVQNPTGYSQVLQETHYSGGAPSKKIIYTVGHDQISQATYTLDTSGLQSLASNLFFGTDGHGSVRALYDLAGAVATVGTSLPQQFDYDAYGNLLGWNNLQPATTYLYNSESFDFRIGQQYLRARWYDPRTGRFNQLDPLAGNSSDPHSFHKYAYVHGDPVNGVDPSGMFAQVAFIHLRAAYIQAGRSAALGGLQAAGRRLGVTLAKNFAEWYYIDNHINSTIDALAGLAYDISGIQDPALAQWVSRVNTVLGTITAARRVMKAGPLAVVPFFAANPDYRGSRLEKLVGFYSTYKIQQRYSGYVAGGLVVLGSMPLLIAQLNFAATFSSVHNPTLSFRGVTSPLVMVSRMVLGSAIGTSGPHAFYSTVFLPDIIESVRAEIRRDGSPRSVASAIEQLVSGIQAAFPEELGFDDEEEW, encoded by the coding sequence GTGAGTGACCTTGCCTGGGCCTACGACCTAGTGGGTAATCGCCTGTCGCAGACTAAGTTCATCCCGGGCGTGTTCAACGGACCTGATAAAAATGAGCAGACGTTATACAGCTACGATGCCAACGATCGGCTAAAGAGCGAAATGTATACTGGTACTCAGACGACCCAGGAAGAGCCACAGGTAACGACGACGACCAATACCAGTCAGACCATCTACGCCTACAACAAGACGCAGCAGACCAGCAAGACGAAGGTGGAAGGCACCATCACCACCACACAGACGTTCAGCTACAATCGTCAGGGGTTGATGGCTTCGGTGATAACAGACACTAGCGATCAAACCACCCTCAAGCGAGTTGATTACAGTTACGACACGGGCGGGCATCGGGTAGGCACGGCGGAGTACGAAGCGCTCGTTTCGGCGCCTGAGAGCTGGACGCTGACCGCCACCACGCGGTATTTGACCGACGTTCAGAATCCGACCGGCTACTCGCAGGTATTGCAGGAGACGCATTACTCGGGCGGAGCGCCCAGCAAGAAGATCATCTACACAGTAGGCCACGATCAGATAAGCCAAGCCACCTACACGCTCGACACCTCCGGCCTCCAGTCTCTAGCCTCCAACCTGTTCTTCGGCACCGATGGTCACGGCAGCGTGCGTGCGCTGTACGACTTGGCCGGGGCTGTTGCCACGGTAGGTACAAGCCTGCCGCAGCAGTTCGACTACGACGCCTATGGCAATCTCTTGGGATGGAATAATCTCCAACCGGCGACGACTTACCTCTACAACAGCGAATCCTTCGACTTCCGCATCGGCCAGCAGTACCTGCGTGCTCGCTGGTACGACCCCCGCACCGGCCGCTTTAACCAGCTCGATCCCCTCGCTGGCAACTCCAGCGATCCGCACAGCTTTCACAAGTACGCCTATGTGCATGGCGACCCGGTGAATGGGGTCGATCCGAGTGGGATGTTTGCCCAGGTTGCATTCATCCATTTGCGAGCTGCGTACATCCAAGCTGGAAGGTCTGCAGCACTTGGTGGGCTCCAGGCTGCGGGTCGGAGGTTAGGTGTGACCCTAGCCAAGAATTTTGCGGAATGGTATTACATTGACAATCATATCAATTCTACTATCGATGCATTAGCTGGCCTCGCGTACGACATAAGTGGAATACAAGATCCAGCACTCGCACAATGGGTAAGCAGGGTGAACACCGTGCTTGGGACGATTACAGCAGCCAGGAGAGTCATGAAAGCAGGCCCGCTCGCTGTAGTCCCATTCTTTGCGGCAAACCCTGATTATCGTGGCTCAAGATTGGAAAAGCTTGTAGGATTTTATTCTACTTACAAGATTCAGCAGCGTTACAGCGGCTATGTCGCGGGCGGCTTAGTAGTGTTGGGAAGCATGCCGCTTTTGATCGCACAATTAAACTTTGCCGCTACATTCTCATCTGTACACAACCCAACACTGTCGTTTCGCGGCGTTACCAGTCCATTGGTAATGGTCTCTCGCATGGTACTTGGATCAGCAATAGGTACATCTGGCCCACACGCTTTTTATTCCACGGTGTTTCTACCGGATATAATTGAGTCTGTGCGAGCAGAAATCAGGCGTGACGGCAGCCCTAGATCGGTTGCCTCTGCTATTGAGCAATTGGTTTCAGGAATTCAAGCTGCATTCCCAGAAGAGTTGGGTTTTGACGATGAAGAAGAATGGTGA
- a CDS encoding DUF2262 domain-containing protein — protein MKKKANLPITKETMIKLFKRKCALDGGVTGYHAAVHANSSKIDLTIYTTSHQLEESQALLHAERLLKQFQRVERAFGDYVEKHVLPVVNRNAPKAQMFNRKEFLSGMNLEQIWIEDNGKTTLAFEGELLDGHCLMLYGDSEGNFHSFDTPG, from the coding sequence ATGAAGAAAAAAGCTAATTTACCCATAACGAAAGAGACTATGATTAAATTGTTTAAGCGCAAGTGCGCGCTTGATGGTGGAGTAACTGGTTATCATGCTGCAGTTCATGCCAATTCATCCAAAATCGATTTAACAATCTACACGACAAGCCATCAACTTGAGGAGAGTCAGGCGCTCCTACATGCGGAAAGACTGCTCAAACAATTCCAACGAGTTGAAAGAGCATTTGGTGATTATGTGGAGAAACATGTCTTGCCAGTAGTTAACAGGAACGCCCCGAAAGCGCAAATGTTCAATCGGAAAGAATTTCTTTCCGGTATGAATCTTGAACAGATTTGGATTGAGGATAACGGGAAAACGACTTTGGCCTTTGAAGGGGAGTTGTTGGATGGGCATTGTTTGATGCTCTATGGCGACTCCGAGGGAAATTTCCATAGCTTCGATACGCCCGGCTAA
- a CDS encoding helix-turn-helix domain-containing protein translates to METKERLLTAKDLASYLGLSLPETYKLLQSGAITHYRVGPGRGAIRIRESDIESFLEKRKKGPSDLIPPPRRAKPSVLKHIKK, encoded by the coding sequence GTGGAGACTAAGGAGAGGTTACTGACGGCCAAGGACTTGGCAAGCTATTTGGGCCTATCGTTACCAGAGACCTACAAACTACTTCAGTCAGGAGCCATCACTCATTACCGCGTTGGACCTGGCCGGGGAGCCATTCGAATTAGAGAGTCTGACATTGAGTCTTTCCTTGAGAAGAGAAAGAAGGGACCAAGCGATTTAATTCCACCACCACGTCGTGCCAAGCCATCAGTGCTCAAGCACATTAAGAAGTGA